AATGGGTCATTGCAATTTCGCTTTCAGCAGCAGTGACGGGATGTAAGGTTCCGAAAGCGACACAAATACAGGAGAATAAATTTGTTCCACAGCAATTTACAGACGTAAATAAATCTGACACAACGAATTCAGCATCGGTTAAGTGGCGCGAATTTTTTACAGATCCAAATCTAGTTGTATTAATAGATACAGCGTTAAAAAACAATCAGGAACTGAATGTTACTTTGCAGGAGTTGGCAATCGCAAAGAATGATATTCTTTTACGAAAAGGGGCGTTGAAACCTACTGTTGGTTTACGTGCCGGAGGAGGTGTTGAAAAAGTTGGGCGATATACCAGCCAGGGTGCAGGTGATGCAAGTACAGAAATTGCGCCTGGAAAAGAAATGCCCGATCCGCTAGGAGATTTGACCATTGGCGCGTACGCAAGTTGGGAAATTGATGTTTGGAAAAAACTAAAAGATGGCGAGCAAGCTGCGCTCAATCGTTATCTTGCTACAGTAGAGGGGAAAAATTTTGTATTGAGTAGTCTTATTGCTGAAGTTGCACGCTCGTATTATGAATTATTGGCATTGGACAGTCAATTGACTATTATCAAACAGAATATTGAATTACAGGACAACGCGCTTGCGGTAATCCGATTGCAGAAACAGGCTGCTCGTGTAACAGAATTGGCTGTTCAAAAGTTTGAGGCTGAGGTTTTAAAAACCAAGGGCATGGAGTTTGAAACTAGACAACAGATCAAGGAAACTGAAAATCGTATTAATTTCCTATTGGGACGTTTTCCGCAGGAGATTAAACGCAATCAAAGTAGTTTTGTAGATTTGATCCCGGCGAAAGTTCAGACAGGTTTACCTAGCCAACTCTTAAGCAACAGACCTGACATCCGAGAAGCAGAATATGAACTCACTGCAGCCAAATTGGATGTAAATATTGCACGGAAAGAGTTCTACCCCTCTCTGGAGATTTCGGCTGCTTTGGGTTTGCAGGCATTTAAACCTTCTTACTTGTTTAAAATGCCGGAATCGGTTTTATACAATTTAATTGGGGAGCTTGCGGCACCATTGATCAATAAAAATGGGCTTAAAGCAGAATTTAGTACGGCTAACGCAAAACAGATACAGGCTGTTTATAATTACGAAAAAGCAATTCTGAATGCTTACTTAGAAGTCTCTACTCAACTTTCAAATATTGAAAACCTTGGTCGCAGCTACGATTTCAAAACAAAACAGGTTGAGGTCCTTAATAATTCCGTCACCGTGTCCAACGATCTCTTTAAATCAGCGAGGGCAGACTACATGGAGGTTTTGATGACACAACGCGATGTGCTGGATTCGAAACTTGAATTGATAGAAACGAAGAAGCAGCAGCTCAATGCTGTTGTCAATATCTATAAAGATCTGGGAGGAGGCTGGAAATAAGTTGTTTGTTTGAATGGACCCCGCTAGGCGGGGTTCTTTTTTATAAGCCTATGCAAAATTCTTTCTTGTGGGAATAGAATTAATGCTTATTTTTAATCCTTATTTAATCAATCGTATTTGTTTTATGGAATCACAAGAGTACATTCTTATCAATGATGATGCTGAAAGGGGAGTGTTTTATAAAAAAACTTATCTTCATGTTGCGTTTTCGATCTTAGCATTTATCGTTTTGGAAACTTTGCTGATCAAATTGATCCCTTATGATTTTATCGTTTGGATGGTTAGCGGAAAATTTATTTGGTTGTTTTTATTGGGATGTTTTTGGTTAGGGTCCACACTTTCATCAAGATGGACACTTTCGCAAAGCCGTCAAACCCAATATCTAGGACTAGCTTTCTATATTGTACTGGAAGCAATCATCTTTCTGCCAATGATTTTTATGGCGGTGTTTATGACGGAAGGTATTAGTGTCATTTATCAAGCAAGTATAATGACTTTGGCATTGTTTACCGGGCTTACTGTTGTAGCATTTGTATCCAATAAAGATTTTTCATTCCTGAGGAATATTCTGGTAATTGGAGGCTTCTTATCCTTGGGGGTAATTGTCGCTGGTGCTATTTTTGGTTTTGAACTTGGATTATGGTTCTCGGTTGCAATGATTGCACTTGCTTCCGGAAGCATACTCTATCAAACTCAAAATCTGAAGTATAGTTACGGCAACGAACAATACGTTGGAGCGGCGCTACAGCTATTTTCATCAATAATGTTGCTGTTTTGGTATATTCTACGAATTTTAATGCGCAGAAGATAAATTTTGTTCATTTTAAAAATAAGAAACGGTGGTTAGAGTAAAGTTTATTTTAACCACCGTTTTTTACTTTTGTATAGTCTCTATTTTAGTCTATTTTTTAGATTCTTCAGCCCTTGATCGAAATCTTTGTTCATATTCATGAATAAATTCATAAAGTTCCATGGATAGGGCGATTTTCCTGAAATACCCCAAGTCACTGAGGTTTGATTAGGCGAGATCTCTTTTAGGATAAAATAACCTTTGGCTGGTTCACCTATGCTGAAATCGAGGGATGTTTCGATTGTTTCGCCATCGACTACAATCCTGCACGCGATTGACAAACAAATAGATCTGACTAAGCTGATACAATCAGGTAATAGTTGTCGGGGTCACGTAGGATAAATTGATCTTTCAAAGAATTCTCGTTGTAATGTATATCCTTCTCTATGACTGCATTTAGCAAAGTGGCGTTTTCGAAAATTTGCTGTAAATTGTCTACTCTAAAGAATAATATGAGTCCATTCCCTGCCTGTATTTGATCCCGCATAGTAGGATGATCATGTTCCCCCCATTTGTGTAAACAGAGAATAACAGTTCCGTTATCTGTGAGAATTTCAAATGTTTCTCCTCCATGTTGACCGGTACAGCCTAAAAGCTTTTGATAGAATTGTGAGCTTTTGGGAACGTTATCCACTGCGATGATTGGTTCTGTCCGTATCATGTTATCGTTGACTTGAATTTACTAAGGTTAATAAAAGAGGCTTAGTGATTTCTCTCTCACCAAATCTAATATCATGCGATAAGCGGCCACCGA
The genomic region above belongs to Sphingobacterium zeae and contains:
- a CDS encoding Bax inhibitor-1/YccA family protein, producing the protein MGIELMLIFNPYLINRICFMESQEYILINDDAERGVFYKKTYLHVAFSILAFIVLETLLIKLIPYDFIVWMVSGKFIWLFLLGCFWLGSTLSSRWTLSQSRQTQYLGLAFYIVLEAIIFLPMIFMAVFMTEGISVIYQASIMTLALFTGLTVVAFVSNKDFSFLRNILVIGGFLSLGVIVAGAIFGFELGLWFSVAMIALASGSILYQTQNLKYSYGNEQYVGAALQLFSSIMLLFWYILRILMRRR
- a CDS encoding VOC family protein, yielding MIRTEPIIAVDNVPKSSQFYQKLLGCTGQHGGETFEILTDNGTVILCLHKWGEHDHPTMRDQIQAGNGLILFFRVDNLQQIFENATLLNAVIEKDIHYNENSLKDQFILRDPDNYYLIVSA
- a CDS encoding TolC family protein; translation: MTNLSKKQWVIAISLSAAVTGCKVPKATQIQENKFVPQQFTDVNKSDTTNSASVKWREFFTDPNLVVLIDTALKNNQELNVTLQELAIAKNDILLRKGALKPTVGLRAGGGVEKVGRYTSQGAGDASTEIAPGKEMPDPLGDLTIGAYASWEIDVWKKLKDGEQAALNRYLATVEGKNFVLSSLIAEVARSYYELLALDSQLTIIKQNIELQDNALAVIRLQKQAARVTELAVQKFEAEVLKTKGMEFETRQQIKETENRINFLLGRFPQEIKRNQSSFVDLIPAKVQTGLPSQLLSNRPDIREAEYELTAAKLDVNIARKEFYPSLEISAALGLQAFKPSYLFKMPESVLYNLIGELAAPLINKNGLKAEFSTANAKQIQAVYNYEKAILNAYLEVSTQLSNIENLGRSYDFKTKQVEVLNNSVTVSNDLFKSARADYMEVLMTQRDVLDSKLELIETKKQQLNAVVNIYKDLGGGWK